A window of the Bacteriovorax sp. PP10 genome harbors these coding sequences:
- a CDS encoding ABC transporter permease: MMFLSLKHLFSRKKQSLLILLGIVIGTAAYVAISGMMLGFQTKLMDQLVNNDAHIRISAREELLTAKALNSFSESSHVFWSIPPSGRKDAVKIEYPIGWFNKLDADPDVLSFVPQVNLNVIFNRVRVTQSGRLIGADPVKQEKMSNIKQYMIAGDFKDIGNSGNHLIIGKLLLEKLGARLSETVLISSGKGAPQPFKVVGIFETGSRIIDEGTAFSSLSDTQKLRGTPSEITDIAVKILDPNMAQEKAMIWKNTSNEKVLAWQESSASILSVFKTQNIVRNSMTISIIVVASFGIYNILSILVTQKKRDVAILRSMGFTPSDIIQLFFNQGLILGIIGGITGLILGGIISWLMSKIEIDPGRIGSSSGRMIISYDYLIYVKAFGIALGATVFSSILPARAAGKLEPMDIIRSGGQ, translated from the coding sequence ATGATGTTTTTAAGCCTTAAGCACTTATTCAGTAGAAAAAAACAAAGTTTGTTAATACTTTTAGGAATTGTCATTGGAACAGCGGCCTACGTTGCTATTTCAGGAATGATGTTAGGTTTTCAAACGAAATTAATGGATCAACTAGTTAATAACGACGCTCATATTCGAATCTCTGCCAGAGAAGAATTATTAACAGCTAAAGCCCTCAACAGTTTCAGTGAATCATCTCATGTCTTTTGGAGTATTCCTCCTTCAGGAAGAAAAGATGCTGTCAAAATTGAATATCCTATCGGGTGGTTCAATAAACTAGATGCAGATCCGGATGTTTTATCCTTTGTTCCTCAAGTGAATTTAAACGTCATTTTTAACCGAGTTCGTGTGACTCAATCAGGACGTTTAATAGGTGCAGATCCCGTAAAACAAGAGAAGATGAGCAACATTAAACAATATATGATAGCTGGAGACTTTAAGGATATTGGAAATTCAGGTAATCATCTTATTATTGGAAAACTACTACTAGAAAAACTTGGAGCAAGATTATCTGAAACAGTTTTAATATCTTCAGGTAAAGGAGCCCCTCAGCCATTTAAAGTTGTAGGCATCTTTGAGACAGGCTCACGCATTATAGATGAGGGAACTGCCTTTTCATCTTTGAGTGATACTCAAAAACTACGTGGAACTCCAAGTGAAATAACAGATATCGCAGTGAAAATTCTGGATCCAAACATGGCCCAAGAAAAGGCAATGATTTGGAAAAATACTTCCAATGAAAAAGTTCTTGCATGGCAAGAGTCATCCGCAAGTATTTTATCTGTTTTTAAAACTCAAAACATTGTCAGAAATTCCATGACGATTTCAATTATTGTTGTAGCTAGTTTTGGTATTTATAATATTTTATCAATTCTTGTAACACAAAAAAAGAGAGACGTGGCCATCTTAAGATCTATGGGGTTTACGCCTTCAGATATCATTCAATTATTTTTTAACCAAGGGTTAATCCTTGGTATCATCGGCGGAATAACTGGATTGATTCTTGGTGGTATTATTAGCTGGCTAATGAGCAAAATTGAAATTGACCCAGGAAGAATAGGATCAAGTTCCGGTAGAATGATTATCTCTTATGACTACTTAATTTATGTAAAGGCATTTGGAATTGCTCTTGGAGCAACTGTATTTTCGTCTATATTACCCGCCCGTGCAGCTGGAAAACTTGAGCCTATGGATATCATACGTTCAGGAGGCCAATAA
- a CDS encoding efflux RND transporter periplasmic adaptor subunit: MQKIFQLFLIFFICSCNKQLITPTRGDIVEAVYGLGTVKSEESFSAKVAVTSSVVEFYVIEGQDIKKGQKLLKTDQGAVIYSPFNGRVTDIPFSVKENIFPQTTILSVVNLKKLYLTVSLEQQAIMRIRPNLNAEVSFEFFRNKKLPGKITSIFTAGDQFIAKVELLEWPEGVLPGMTADVAIEIARKKDALLVPTPAIVNGNIIIKRHSKKIKFPVQVGLADLEKAEILSPKLELDDEIILP; the protein is encoded by the coding sequence ATGCAAAAAATTTTTCAACTATTTTTAATCTTCTTCATCTGTTCTTGTAATAAGCAACTCATTACTCCCACTCGAGGTGATATTGTCGAAGCTGTTTATGGTCTCGGAACTGTAAAATCAGAAGAGAGTTTTTCTGCCAAAGTTGCAGTTACTAGTTCAGTCGTTGAATTCTATGTGATTGAGGGACAGGATATTAAAAAAGGACAAAAATTATTAAAAACTGATCAGGGTGCCGTCATCTACTCGCCTTTCAATGGTAGAGTTACTGATATACCTTTTTCAGTTAAAGAAAATATTTTTCCTCAAACGACAATATTATCTGTCGTTAACTTAAAAAAACTTTATCTTACAGTTTCACTTGAACAACAGGCCATCATGAGAATTCGTCCTAACTTAAATGCAGAAGTTAGTTTTGAATTTTTTCGTAATAAAAAACTTCCAGGAAAAATTACTTCCATCTTCACGGCCGGTGATCAATTTATTGCAAAAGTTGAATTACTTGAATGGCCTGAAGGTGTGCTACCGGGAATGACTGCTGATGTGGCGATTGAAATAGCTCGCAAGAAGGATGCTCTTTTAGTACCAACTCCTGCCATTGTGAACGGGAATATTATAATAAAACGTCATAGTAAAAAAATTAAATTTCCTGTTCAAGTTGGTTTGGCCGATCTTGAAAAGGCCGAAATACTTTCTCCCAAACTTGAACTAGATGATGAAATAATTTTGCCATGA
- a CDS encoding substrate-binding periplasmic protein, with protein sequence MFKSLKISTVVILLFSISFFSNATTVEEKDNVPYTYRVSLSDAPSLNIVTKIWAKIGSRSGYQFTVFVLPAERSLISVNKGEMDIEHTRLETLDLKNYPNLIRTKEYMYTIKTYAYVLKKSLIHINNWNDLLDKDISICYQLGYKDIEQNLQKKSHRLKLNPVNDAKQCLGMLKLNRVDLVLSTDVLPIELFQKKLEIEAPEVRIAGTLSESKFYPYFNQKHKNIIPKIDKIILQLRKENFFQNLINGKSK encoded by the coding sequence GTGTTTAAATCCCTTAAGATCAGTACGGTGGTCATATTATTATTTAGCATTAGTTTTTTCAGCAATGCTACTACTGTCGAAGAAAAAGACAATGTCCCTTATACCTACCGTGTATCCCTCTCCGATGCTCCTTCCTTAAATATTGTAACAAAAATCTGGGCAAAAATTGGCTCACGTTCAGGATATCAATTTACAGTTTTTGTTTTACCGGCCGAGCGAAGCTTGATATCTGTCAACAAGGGAGAGATGGATATAGAGCATACACGACTTGAGACTCTTGATTTGAAGAATTATCCCAACTTGATAAGAACAAAAGAATATATGTATACCATCAAGACCTATGCCTATGTCCTGAAAAAATCACTTATTCATATCAATAACTGGAACGATCTTTTAGATAAGGACATATCGATTTGTTACCAGCTAGGCTATAAAGACATTGAGCAGAATCTACAAAAAAAGTCTCATCGATTAAAACTAAATCCAGTTAACGATGCGAAACAATGCTTAGGTATGCTTAAACTAAATAGAGTAGATCTCGTTTTGAGCACTGATGTTTTACCTATAGAGTTGTTCCAAAAGAAATTGGAAATTGAAGCCCCAGAAGTTCGGATCGCAGGCACGCTTTCAGAATCCAAATTCTATCCCTATTTTAATCAAAAACATAAAAACATTATTCCTAAAATCGACAAAATAATTCTGCAGTTAAGGAAAGAGAATTTTTTCCAAAATTTAATTAACGGGAAAAGCAAATAG
- a CDS encoding HAD family hydrolase: MYKIIFSDFDGTLTYKESLSPIFFDVLSLLESKKTPLVIVTGRSLSWGHFLLTHFPFLTDVIVEGGGAIVSRNGKFITEECLISPLEVKRLADFCSEFTAKFPNTPLSVDSFGRKTDRAIELHDLQDGTLFHHIEDFLREKKINFSTSNVHLNFWCGEMSKYKAVQHFLKLKGMNSDDGVFFGDSLNDQTMFKSFKNSVGVANISAVIDRLEFKPTTILTGDDNVGPWGVFNYLKKTL, from the coding sequence ATGTATAAAATTATTTTTTCTGATTTTGATGGGACTCTAACTTACAAAGAAAGTTTGAGTCCCATTTTTTTTGATGTGCTCTCACTTCTGGAGAGTAAAAAAACTCCACTCGTGATTGTCACGGGCCGCTCCCTTTCATGGGGACATTTTCTTTTAACTCACTTTCCATTTTTAACTGATGTTATCGTTGAAGGTGGCGGAGCGATCGTTTCTAGAAACGGGAAGTTTATTACTGAAGAGTGTTTGATTTCTCCTCTAGAAGTAAAACGCCTGGCCGACTTCTGCTCTGAGTTTACTGCTAAATTCCCAAATACTCCTTTATCAGTTGATTCTTTTGGTAGAAAAACGGATAGAGCGATTGAATTACATGATCTTCAGGATGGGACTTTGTTTCATCACATCGAAGACTTCCTTCGTGAAAAGAAGATCAACTTCTCAACTTCTAATGTCCACCTGAACTTCTGGTGTGGAGAAATGTCGAAATATAAAGCTGTTCAGCACTTTTTAAAATTGAAAGGGATGAACTCTGACGACGGCGTTTTCTTCGGCGACTCTCTTAACGATCAGACGATGTTTAAGTCATTTAAAAACTCTGTTGGCGTAGCAAATATCTCTGCTGTGATTGATCGTCTGGAATTCAAACCGACGACGATTCTTACAGGGGATGATAACGTCGGGCCTTGGGGTGTATTTAATTATTTGAAAAAAACACTCTAA
- a CDS encoding DsbA family protein, with protein MKKDIKLVIFPLIALVIFGGLLAFFNKKDAPVEEDLALSTPQGNLLREGNYMKGSAAAKVSIVEFFDPECEGCAAFHPILQKVLAEYPKDVHLIARYMLFHGNSFPAALALEGAGKQGKYWEMYSILLERQAEWSHQDKPVNSIFEGFAKELKLDLVEFNKSYEDITFKAALAQDITDGKLLGVKGTPTFFINGKMLMNLSYNDLKSTIDKELKL; from the coding sequence ATGAAAAAGGATATTAAACTCGTCATCTTCCCTCTGATTGCTCTAGTTATTTTTGGAGGCCTACTCGCTTTCTTTAATAAAAAAGACGCCCCAGTTGAGGAAGACTTAGCTCTTTCAACTCCTCAAGGTAATCTTCTTCGCGAAGGCAATTACATGAAAGGATCAGCTGCTGCAAAAGTTTCAATTGTAGAATTCTTCGATCCTGAATGTGAAGGCTGTGCAGCTTTCCACCCTATTCTTCAAAAGGTTCTTGCTGAATACCCTAAAGATGTTCACCTGATTGCTCGTTATATGTTATTCCATGGAAACTCATTCCCAGCGGCACTTGCTCTTGAAGGTGCTGGTAAACAAGGAAAGTATTGGGAAATGTATTCGATTCTTTTAGAAAGACAAGCTGAGTGGTCTCACCAGGACAAACCAGTTAATTCAATCTTTGAAGGTTTTGCAAAAGAATTGAAACTTGATTTAGTTGAATTCAACAAGTCATACGAAGACATCACTTTCAAAGCAGCTCTTGCTCAGGATATTACAGACGGAAAACTTCTGGGAGTAAAAGGAACACCAACATTCTTCATCAATGGAAAAATGTTAATGAATCTTAGCTACAATGATTTAAAATCAACTATTGATAAAGAACTAAAGCTCTAA
- a CDS encoding disulfide bond formation protein B produces MKSKDPFTLIYFAWIVNIVSFTGSMFFSNYMMLPPCTLCWAQRICIFPMSFILAVGFLKKDKNVVWYALPLVVIGWIISLYHNLLYYKIIPQAITACTSGVSCTAKQIEYLGFITIPLMAYVSLTITLICLLIFYRNTKKDT; encoded by the coding sequence ATGAAATCAAAAGACCCTTTCACGTTGATTTATTTCGCGTGGATCGTAAATATTGTTTCTTTTACCGGATCAATGTTTTTTTCAAACTATATGATGCTTCCTCCCTGCACTCTATGCTGGGCCCAACGCATTTGTATTTTTCCAATGAGTTTCATCCTGGCCGTAGGATTCTTGAAGAAAGATAAAAATGTTGTCTGGTACGCTCTGCCTTTAGTTGTGATTGGTTGGATTATTTCTCTGTACCACAACCTGCTTTACTACAAGATCATCCCGCAAGCGATCACTGCTTGCACAAGTGGCGTATCTTGTACTGCTAAACAGATTGAGTACCTGGGATTCATCACGATTCCACTGATGGCCTACGTGAGCCTTACAATCACGCTTATTTGCTTATTAATATTTTATAGAAACACTAAAAAGGATACTTAA
- a CDS encoding RluA family pseudouridine synthase codes for MTVIHKIYRDDVFEVRHMADEEHDGMRLDQFLGVYLESFSREIIKKKIKEKEITIVGRPGVHKPSSPIHHKDEIIIRFYKSKYEDEYWKGQKLELQTTPDIVYEDNDLLVISKPAFMSTHPAGRHLFNCATVFFEMKYNHTIHSLHRIDRETSGILMLGKNPKMATEMMERFEDDDVKKCYLFVARIGPEFKHEDYFIANERMGNPDEGLKRIVVQSYPENSNEGKHARTFFYIIAKNENYVIGIACPQTGRQHQIRVHAKAHGFPLIGDKLYLGSYEMFQRFKDMVATEEDHDIMELPRHALHAIALKIPYRGAEKLFITKIPTDLAGWITTHTEFKIPDLEEKIQLTVKKYYNSF; via the coding sequence ATGACTGTTATTCATAAAATTTACCGTGATGACGTGTTCGAAGTCCGCCATATGGCGGACGAAGAGCACGACGGCATGAGGCTCGATCAATTCCTTGGTGTCTACCTTGAATCTTTTTCAAGAGAGATCATCAAAAAGAAAATCAAAGAAAAAGAAATCACGATTGTCGGGCGCCCTGGTGTTCATAAACCATCGAGCCCGATTCATCACAAAGATGAAATCATCATCCGTTTTTATAAAAGTAAATACGAAGACGAATACTGGAAAGGTCAAAAGCTTGAGCTGCAAACCACTCCGGATATTGTGTATGAAGACAACGACCTTCTGGTTATCTCTAAACCTGCCTTCATGTCCACTCACCCGGCCGGAAGACATTTGTTTAACTGTGCGACAGTATTCTTTGAAATGAAGTACAACCACACGATCCACTCTCTTCACAGAATTGACCGCGAGACTTCCGGAATCCTGATGCTCGGAAAAAATCCCAAGATGGCCACTGAGATGATGGAGCGTTTTGAAGATGACGACGTAAAGAAATGCTATTTATTTGTAGCGAGAATAGGCCCTGAGTTTAAACACGAAGACTATTTTATTGCCAATGAGCGCATGGGAAATCCTGATGAAGGACTAAAGCGCATTGTTGTGCAGTCTTATCCTGAAAATTCAAATGAAGGAAAACATGCCCGCACGTTTTTCTATATTATTGCTAAAAATGAAAATTATGTAATTGGAATTGCTTGTCCACAAACAGGAAGGCAGCACCAAATCAGAGTGCACGCTAAGGCCCATGGATTCCCTTTAATAGGTGATAAACTCTATCTTGGCAGTTATGAAATGTTTCAACGTTTCAAAGACATGGTAGCAACAGAAGAAGATCACGATATAATGGAGTTACCTCGTCATGCTTTACATGCTATCGCATTAAAAATTCCTTATAGAGGAGCTGAAAAACTTTTCATTACAAAAATCCCGACTGATCTTGCTGGTTGGATAACAACGCACACTGAATTTAAAATTCCTGATCTGGAAGAAAAGATTCAATTAACAGTGAAAAAATACTACAATAGCTTCTAA
- a CDS encoding cysteine desulfurase family protein, with translation MIYADYNGSAPLCLQVKEYLIKRLEKGPFANPNAIHYLGAKTLMGMENARAVCAKILGADFDQVIFNSGATEGISTVFHSVLGREVKKKIIIISGIEHSAIINTANYYAQERGFEVKVLPVNGDGVVDVEVLKQWIGQNKNNIALISVMAANNETGVIQPYKEINSLCVDNGIPFLCDTTQFIGKTPFNFKESNFDYAVTSGHKFGALTGTGILLAKNPEGITPLIIGGGQEKGHRGGTQNYLGNETMAVALTAIDAAFVNLEALAKKRTEFEAKMKKAFPAVVILGENAPRLATTTYISYPGIHGQAVQIELESQDIFVTTSSACSDNMPVTSKVLRAMGVTDDVGRGVVRISLCMNSPHENYDLLTDALSKAYAKLTKVASF, from the coding sequence ATGATTTACGCTGATTATAATGGAAGTGCTCCTCTTTGCTTACAAGTAAAAGAGTATCTGATCAAGAGACTTGAAAAAGGGCCATTCGCTAACCCGAATGCCATTCACTATCTTGGAGCAAAAACATTAATGGGAATGGAAAACGCTCGCGCGGTTTGTGCCAAAATTCTAGGTGCAGATTTCGATCAGGTGATTTTCAACTCTGGAGCAACAGAAGGAATCTCAACTGTTTTTCACAGTGTTTTAGGCCGCGAAGTAAAAAAGAAAATAATTATCATTTCTGGAATCGAGCACTCGGCAATTATCAATACAGCAAACTACTACGCACAAGAGCGTGGGTTTGAAGTAAAAGTTCTTCCAGTCAACGGTGACGGAGTTGTTGATGTAGAAGTCCTAAAACAATGGATCGGACAAAACAAAAATAACATCGCTCTTATTTCAGTTATGGCCGCAAACAATGAAACGGGAGTTATCCAACCTTACAAAGAAATCAATTCTCTTTGTGTAGATAACGGAATTCCATTTCTTTGCGATACAACACAGTTCATTGGAAAAACTCCATTCAACTTTAAAGAATCAAATTTCGATTACGCTGTGACATCAGGCCACAAATTTGGGGCACTGACTGGAACAGGAATTCTTCTGGCAAAAAATCCAGAAGGCATCACTCCACTTATCATTGGTGGTGGTCAGGAAAAAGGACACCGTGGTGGAACTCAAAACTATCTAGGTAATGAGACTATGGCCGTTGCTTTAACTGCAATCGACGCCGCTTTCGTTAATCTTGAAGCTCTTGCTAAAAAACGTACAGAGTTCGAAGCTAAAATGAAAAAAGCTTTCCCTGCAGTTGTCATTCTTGGAGAAAATGCTCCACGTCTTGCAACGACAACTTATATTTCTTATCCAGGAATTCACGGACAAGCGGTGCAAATCGAACTTGAATCACAGGACATTTTCGTTACAACTTCATCTGCATGCTCAGACAACATGCCGGTCACATCTAAAGTGCTTAGAGCAATGGGTGTCACTGATGATGTAGGTCGCGGTGTGGTTCGAATCAGTCTTTGCATGAACTCTCCTCATGAAAACTATGATCTTCTAACAGACGCACTTTCTAAGGCGTATGCTAAACTTACAAAGGTTGCGAGCTTTTAA
- the nadA gene encoding quinolinate synthase NadA, translated as MLDLFSDEKDDNYKPTITEEELSDDQVLVELKKIKEELKDRVVVLGHHYQQDDVIAFADITGDSLQLAREAAKQDIEYIIFCGVHFMAETADMLTGPNQKVILPDLKAGCSMADMARRSEIDKAWNFIQKSTTEKVIPVTYINCAATLKAFVGDNGGSICTSSNAEKVISWALNQGQKLLFFPDQHLGRNTCFKMGIPLEDMVIYNPNMLNGGLTSEQIAKAKVILWYGFCSVHQGFTKDQVLAIKKKDPSMTVIVHPECPFDVVQAADDNGSTSYIIDKIEKSPAGSKFAVGTEINLVNRLAAWFPDKTIVSLSPYQCLCTTMYRVRPRWLLASFRAIKENKPINIISVPEDVARSSLLALDRMLAIK; from the coding sequence ATGTTAGATTTATTTTCTGACGAAAAAGATGACAATTATAAACCGACCATCACTGAGGAAGAACTCAGTGATGATCAGGTTCTAGTTGAACTCAAAAAAATAAAAGAAGAACTAAAAGACCGCGTTGTGGTTTTAGGTCACCATTATCAACAAGACGATGTTATCGCTTTTGCTGATATCACTGGGGACTCTCTTCAACTTGCTCGCGAAGCTGCTAAGCAAGACATTGAGTATATTATTTTTTGTGGAGTGCACTTCATGGCCGAAACAGCAGACATGCTGACAGGCCCTAACCAAAAAGTGATTCTGCCGGATTTAAAAGCAGGATGCTCGATGGCCGATATGGCAAGAAGATCTGAAATCGATAAAGCATGGAACTTCATTCAAAAATCGACAACTGAAAAAGTGATTCCTGTTACGTACATCAACTGTGCGGCGACATTAAAAGCTTTCGTTGGTGATAATGGTGGAAGTATCTGTACTTCATCAAATGCAGAGAAAGTTATTTCATGGGCCTTAAATCAAGGTCAGAAACTTTTATTTTTCCCTGATCAACACTTAGGTCGTAACACTTGTTTTAAAATGGGAATCCCACTAGAAGACATGGTGATCTACAATCCAAATATGTTGAACGGTGGTTTAACTTCAGAACAAATTGCAAAAGCAAAAGTTATTCTTTGGTACGGATTCTGTTCTGTGCACCAAGGTTTCACTAAAGACCAGGTTCTTGCTATCAAGAAAAAAGATCCTTCAATGACAGTTATCGTTCACCCTGAGTGTCCGTTTGATGTTGTTCAAGCTGCTGATGACAATGGCTCGACTTCATACATCATCGACAAAATTGAAAAATCTCCTGCAGGAAGTAAATTTGCAGTAGGAACAGAAATCAATTTGGTAAACAGACTTGCTGCTTGGTTTCCTGACAAAACCATCGTTTCTCTTTCGCCATACCAGTGCTTATGTACAACTATGTATCGCGTAAGACCTCGTTGGTTACTTGCCAGTTTCCGTGCGATAAAAGAGAATAAACCAATAAATATTATTAGTGTGCCAGAAGATGTCGCGCGCTCTTCTCTCTTAGCGCTTGATAGAATGCTCGCTATAAAATAG
- a CDS encoding rhodanese-like domain-containing protein, translating into MIKEMDVQELKAKLDSDEKFYFIDCRELEEWQEGHIEGAALLPLSEFQQRYEAVLTEKDAKIVVQCRSGKRSMNACMFLLSQGYSDLNNVEGGILAWTQAGFPVI; encoded by the coding sequence ATGATTAAAGAAATGGATGTTCAAGAATTAAAAGCAAAATTGGATAGTGATGAAAAATTTTATTTCATCGACTGCCGTGAACTTGAGGAATGGCAAGAAGGACACATCGAAGGTGCTGCCCTACTTCCACTATCTGAGTTTCAACAAAGATATGAAGCAGTGTTAACTGAAAAAGATGCAAAAATCGTTGTTCAATGTAGAAGTGGAAAACGCAGCATGAATGCTTGTATGTTTTTACTTTCGCAAGGCTATAGCGATTTAAATAATGTTGAAGGCGGAATTCTCGCTTGGACTCAAGCAGGCTTCCCCGTTATTTAA
- a CDS encoding DUF481 domain-containing protein, producing the protein MKWIVFALMATMLQTAIAADFTNESEAGIAVAAGNTKSKNYNAKQANSYKFDDNVLKFDARYLNSYSNNDESARYIFGGLRYERILNDKFSLFVAQGFESDKFAGYYLRQLTDIGAKYNIIKEEMFYWLAEAGYRYTNEKLNNGSHDYKNSLRAYTELEKKWNPSVSTKYFLEYVPNMKEGKDYQINTELSVSAALTSVFSIKSAYLLRYDHLPAATATTKTDTLLTTALVAKF; encoded by the coding sequence ATGAAATGGATCGTTTTCGCCCTGATGGCCACAATGTTACAGACAGCAATCGCTGCTGATTTTACCAATGAATCTGAGGCCGGTATCGCAGTGGCCGCAGGAAATACAAAATCAAAAAACTACAACGCCAAACAAGCAAACTCATATAAATTTGACGACAATGTTTTAAAATTTGACGCTAGATATTTAAACTCTTATTCAAACAACGATGAAAGTGCGCGTTATATTTTCGGTGGGCTTCGTTATGAGCGCATATTAAACGACAAATTTTCTCTATTCGTTGCACAAGGTTTCGAAAGCGATAAATTTGCAGGTTACTATCTTCGTCAACTAACTGACATCGGTGCTAAATACAATATCATCAAAGAAGAAATGTTCTACTGGCTGGCTGAAGCCGGTTACCGTTATACAAATGAGAAACTAAACAATGGTTCTCATGATTACAAAAATTCTCTTCGTGCTTACACAGAATTAGAAAAGAAATGGAACCCAAGTGTTTCAACTAAGTATTTCCTTGAATACGTTCCAAATATGAAAGAAGGAAAAGATTACCAAATCAATACAGAGCTTTCAGTATCTGCCGCTCTTACCAGTGTATTTTCCATTAAGAGTGCTTATCTGCTAAGATATGATCATCTACCAGCAGCTACTGCGACAACTAAAACAGATACACTTCTAACGACTGCACTAGTTGCGAAATTTTAA
- the mscL gene encoding large conductance mechanosensitive channel protein MscL — translation MLKEFKSFAMKGNVVDLAVGVIIGASFGAIVKSLVDDIIMPPIGFLLGNVDFSNLFVVIKEGAKVPGPYTTLAEANAAGAVLIKYGAFANTVVSFLIVAFAVFILVNQLQKLKKEEPAAPALPSDEVKLLGEIRDLLKK, via the coding sequence ATGTTAAAAGAATTTAAAAGCTTCGCTATGAAAGGAAACGTGGTCGACTTGGCGGTGGGGGTCATTATTGGGGCTTCTTTCGGAGCAATTGTGAAATCTTTGGTTGATGACATCATCATGCCACCAATCGGGTTCCTTCTTGGTAACGTTGATTTTTCAAATTTATTTGTCGTGATTAAAGAAGGAGCGAAAGTTCCAGGTCCATATACAACTCTTGCTGAAGCTAATGCTGCTGGTGCGGTTTTAATTAAGTACGGGGCATTCGCTAACACTGTCGTGAGTTTCTTAATTGTTGCTTTCGCCGTTTTCATTTTAGTAAATCAACTTCAGAAACTTAAAAAAGAAGAACCAGCAGCGCCAGCTCTTCCAAGTGATGAAGTTAAATTATTAGGTGAGATTCGCGATCTTTTAAAGAAATAA
- a CDS encoding esterase-like activity of phytase family protein, whose product MKSIFLASTLGLLMMGCSTTSTSSPEKAQSTTSTLFKMTNTPFIGTTLSGQKIKLGGFSGLQFVEEKEGALMFQTVTDRGPNGELNGIDRPFLLPEFSPTVVFLKVDLKTKELSVAAEIKLKKKDGAPLTGLPNTRLEENPTDIFGLYYSVDQQGLDIEGLTPDGEGGWWMADEYAPSLVHFSEDGKLLRRLTPSNELPRMYSERKTNRGFEGVSKVENKLYGILQSPLPKEQPAKDGEFSRIVEVDLETMKTSAEYFYMFEKGNDKIGDIVALNARNFLVIEQNGKTGEHSQKYIYRITLGESDQLVKKTLIADLKKTPFNNVEKVEGLALIDNKRLAIIYDNDFQVNGKTNQATGLTPLNDSVNQLLILEFSESLLGNAAL is encoded by the coding sequence ATGAAATCAATCTTTCTTGCCTCTACGCTTGGCCTTTTGATGATGGGATGTTCAACAACATCGACTTCTTCACCAGAAAAAGCGCAGTCAACAACTTCCACTCTATTTAAAATGACTAATACTCCTTTTATTGGAACCACTTTATCAGGACAAAAAATTAAGCTTGGTGGTTTTTCCGGATTGCAGTTTGTTGAAGAAAAAGAAGGCGCACTCATGTTTCAAACTGTCACAGACAGAGGGCCCAACGGAGAATTAAATGGAATCGACAGACCATTTCTACTACCCGAGTTTTCTCCGACAGTTGTTTTTTTAAAAGTAGACCTGAAAACGAAAGAATTAAGTGTCGCGGCCGAAATCAAATTAAAGAAAAAAGATGGAGCTCCCCTAACGGGTCTGCCAAATACCAGACTTGAAGAAAACCCAACTGACATTTTTGGACTTTACTACTCTGTAGATCAGCAGGGTCTCGACATCGAAGGCCTGACTCCTGATGGAGAAGGCGGATGGTGGATGGCCGATGAATACGCTCCTTCTCTGGTTCATTTCAGTGAGGACGGAAAACTTCTTAGAAGACTGACTCCAAGTAATGAGCTTCCAAGAATGTATAGTGAAAGAAAAACCAACCGTGGATTTGAAGGCGTCTCAAAAGTAGAAAATAAACTTTACGGAATCCTGCAAAGCCCACTTCCAAAAGAGCAGCCAGCAAAAGATGGTGAGTTCTCGCGTATTGTAGAAGTGGATTTAGAGACGATGAAAACATCGGCCGAATACTTTTACATGTTCGAAAAAGGAAACGATAAGATTGGCGACATAGTGGCCTTGAATGCTCGAAACTTTTTAGTGATCGAGCAAAATGGAAAAACCGGAGAGCACAGTCAGAAATACATTTACCGCATCACTCTTGGTGAATCTGACCAACTGGTAAAGAAAACTTTAATTGCTGATTTAAAGAAGACGCCATTTAACAATGTCGAAAAAGTCGAAGGACTTGCTTTAATTGATAACAAACGTCTGGCGATTATTTACGATAATGATTTTCAGGTTAATGGGAAAACAAACCAGGCAACAGGGCTGACTCCACTCAATGACAGTGTGAACCAACTCCTGATCCTGGAATTTAGTGAAAGCCTTTTGGGCAACGCTGCTCTTTAA